CGGGCATCGACTAGTAGGCCTTGAGCTTGGGAGATCGAAGGCAAGAGAAGCAGTGCGAGGTAGCACAACAGTGACGCAAATTGAAGATGACGCGGCATGAGGGGGCTCCTGTTCCGGGAGTGGGCGTAAGCTTTGGGGTTCAAAAAGCTCTGACGAGGGCATTTTGCAGAAAGTTCCATGAAAGTTCTCTGCGCTCCGCTGCTACGACGATCCCTTGCCCTGCCCACTGCCCCCTGCCGACTTCTTCCGCTACAATCTTGCGTTTGTCTGGAATTTTGGACGCTTACCGGAGGAACGCCACCGATGGCGGGGACTTGTATTATTGGCTTGCAGTGGGGCGACGAGGCGAAGGGGAAGATCGTCGATTTGCTCACGCCCCAGCATGAGTGCGTCGTTCGCTACCAGGGTGGCGCGAATGCCGGGCACACTGTCGTCGATGGCGACAACGTCTACAAGCTCTCGCTGTTGCCTAGCGGAGTGCTGACCCCAGGGGTGACTTGCGTGATTGCTGGCGGGGTGGTGCTGAACCCAGCCAAAGCGATCGAGGAACTCGACGAGCTGGCTAGCCGCAACGTCGAGGATAGCGACAACTTGAAGATCAGCGACCGCGTGCATGTGATCTTCCCGTGGCACTTCGCTGAAGATGCCGCGATGAACAAAGACACCTCCGACGGTGAGAACATCGGCACGACGGGCCGTGGGATCGGCCCCTGCTATCGCGATAAGGTGGGACGCAGCTACGCGATTCGCCTGGGCGATATGTACCGCGAGACGTTTGCTGACCAAGTTCGGCACAACACAAAGGTCAAGAACGGCATCCTCGCGGCAATGGTCGAAGGCGATGAGTTCACACCGCTTGATGCGGAAGCGATCATCCAGGAGTACAGCGGTTACGCAGAGCGGCTGAAACCATACGTTGCGGACACCACGGACTACTTGCTTAACGTAGCCGAGAGTGGCAAGAAGATTCTCTTTGAGGGAGCCCAAGGGGCGCTCTTGGATGTCGATCACGGCACGTATCCGTTCGTGACCAGCAGCAACAGCAGCGGTGTGGGCGTCGCGAGCGGTTCAGGTGTGCCGGCGAAGCATGTTGATAAGGTGATCGGCATCGTGAAGGCTTATACCACACGAGTAGGTGGCGGTCCGTTCCCAACGGA
The genomic region above belongs to Lacipirellulaceae bacterium and contains:
- a CDS encoding adenylosuccinate synthase, whose product is MAGTCIIGLQWGDEAKGKIVDLLTPQHECVVRYQGGANAGHTVVDGDNVYKLSLLPSGVLTPGVTCVIAGGVVLNPAKAIEELDELASRNVEDSDNLKISDRVHVIFPWHFAEDAAMNKDTSDGENIGTTGRGIGPCYRDKVGRSYAIRLGDMYRETFADQVRHNTKVKNGILAAMVEGDEFTPLDAEAIIQEYSGYAERLKPYVADTTDYLLNVAESGKKILFEGAQGALLDVDHGTYPFVTSSNSSGVGVASGSGVPAKHVDKVIGIVKAYTTRVGGGPFPTEQDNDIGQRIRDQGNEYGTVTKRPRRCGWLDAVAVRYTARLSGVDTVCLMLLDVLSGFEELKICTAYKLDGEETQRFPAHVDDLRRVEPVYETVPGWSEDVTAARSMDDLPENALAYIDRVSQIIGLPIEMVSVGPDRAQTIEVKSAVGSGQ